CTGGCCACCGACAATGAAGGTCGTATGTGGATTGGCACTCACAAAGGCGGTTGCAATGTTATATCTTCTTCCGACGGCCGATTTGTAACCATTGCCAATGATCCGTTCAACGGCAATTCTCTCATCGGCAACTTTGTGTATTCATTTGCAGAAAGCAAAACCGACGAAGATATTTTTATTGGTACCGATGGCAACGGACTCAGCATCTGGAACCGGCGTAGCAATCGCTTTACCAACTATGTGCACCATGCAGGCGATGCCAGCAGCATCAGCCATAATTCGGTGACCAATATTTTTACTGATTACACCGGTAAAATTTGGATGACTACACTGGGAGGCGGTGTCAATCAGTTTAGCAAAGCCACCGGAAAATTCAAGCATTACAAACTGCTGAACACGGCCAACGGCACCGAAAATAAAAATGCATTAAGCCTGTATGAAGACAAGGATAAAACCTTGTGGGCTACCACTTTCGGTAAGATGTATCGCTATAACCGGGCTGACGATCGCTTTGATATTTTTTCTCAAAACATCAACGATATCATCAGCATTACAGAAGACAAACAGGGGCAATTGTGGGGTGGTACTACCAATCAGTTGGTACAAATAGACCGGCAAGACAAGCAGCATCATTTTTACGACATTGGTGGCAAACCGGTGCGGGCCATACTTGCCGATGCCAACAGCAACCGCTTGTGGTTGGGCACCGAAGGCAACGGGCTGTTGCTGTTTGACATATCTACGGGAAAAGTGATGGAACGCTACACCGATGCCAATGGCTTGTGCAACAATGCGGTGCACACCATTGTAAAAGATGGCAAGGGCATGCTGTGGCTGAGTACTTTTAATGGGTTGGCCCGCTTCGATCCGAAGCGCAAATCATTCAGCAACTTTTATCAAAGCGATGGTTTGCAAAGCAATCAGTTTAACTATCGTTCTGCATACAAGCTGCGCAGTGGCGAACTGATGTTTGGTGGTATCAAGGGCTTCAATCTGTTTCATCCGGATAGCATTGTAGTGCGGAGTTTTATGCCCCCACTGTACATCACCAGTATCATGATCAACAGCAAGGATGTAGCCGTGGCTGGTAATGACTACATCAGCAAACGCAATGCTGCGACCATTGAAGAGTTGCGCATTCCTTACGATGAAGCCATTCTGTCAATCCGCTTCAATGCACTGGAGTATGCTTCGCCGGAAAAAATAAGCTATGCATATTTTTTGGAAGGATGGGACAGAGGATGGACGTATGCCGGCAACACCCGCAACATCAATTACAACAACCTTACAGAAGGCAGTTATGTGCTGCACATTAAAAGCACCAATGCGGCAGGCACCTGGCAAGAAAAGGAATCCCTGCTTCGGATAATTGTGTTGCCGCCATGGTACCGCAGCTGGTGGGCTTACAGTTTGTACCTGCTGCTGGCAGCGGGTTTGGGCTATGTTATTTACAACTATCGCATACAGCAAGAGCGGCTGCGCTACAAAATAAAACTGGCCCAATTACAAGCCGATCAGGAGCAGGAAGTAAACGAAAGGCGACAATCTTTTTTTACCAATATTGCCCATGAGTTCAGAACACCATTGACCCTCATCATCAATCCGCTGAAAGACATTGTACAAAAAGAGGACAGCAGCGATAGCAAGGAAGAGCTCGGGCTGGTGTACCGCAATGCCCGACGGTTACTGAGCCTGGTAGATCAGTTTTTATTGTTTAGAAAAACGGACACAGATACGGGGCAGTTGGTTGAGCAAGTGTTTCACTTCGATCAATTGTGCCAAGAAACCTATCTCTATTTTGTGCAGCAGGCCCGGTCTAAACAAATAAACTACCAGCTGCAGGTAAATGCGCAGCCAATTGTGGTGAAAGGCGACCGCGAAAAACTGGATATCATTTTATACAACCTGATGTCGAATGCGCTGAAATATACGCCGGAGCAGGGTGAAGTATTGGTAAATGTACAAGCCGATGCTACGCAGGTAACGGTAGAAGTATGCGACAGCGGCCCGGGTATACCCCCGCAGGTGGGCAACCGTTTGTTCGAAAAATATTATCAGGTAAAAGAGCCGGGACATGCCGGCAAACCTGGTTTTGGAATTGGTTTGTACCTGGCCAAAAAATTGGCCGAAATGCATGGCGGCAGTATTGGTTTTGCCAACCGAAGCCAAACGGGAACTTGTTTTACCCTTTCGCTGCCCATTGTAAGCAGCGCTGCTCAGGTAGTAGAAAATGCGCCGGTGGCAGCTACTACGAGTACCGCATTGCTCGAAGAAATAGCTGCGGGCAGCGAACCGCTGGTTGCTGCAAAACCTGCCATTACCAACGGCCTCGAATCGATTGTGAGTGAATTGCGCAGCATGCTCATTGTAGATGATAACGATCAAATGCGCAGCTACCTGCGGCAAGTATTCAGCAAAAACTTTACCGTGTACGATGCGGCAAACGGGCATAAAGGTTTGGCCATTGCCCACGAAGTAATGCCCGACATCATCATCAGCGATGTGATGATGGAAGACATGACAGGCATCGATTTTTGCAAAGCCATCAAAGAAACAGCAGCACTGAACCATATTCCCTTCATTTTAATCACCGGCAGTATTTCGCCAGAGCTGAAAATGAAAGGCATTGAATACGGTGCGGATGATTACATCAGCAAACCCTTCGAAAAAGATTTGCTGGTAGCCAGGGTGCAAAGTCTGCTGCGCAATCAGCAAAACCTGCAGCAGTATTTCTACAACGAAATCACCCATCAGAAAAACTATTTCAGTGTGTCGGGTGAGTACAAGGCATTTTTAGAAGCCTGTATCGACATTGTGGAACGCCACCTCGACGACGATGAGTTTAACATACAAGTGCTGGCTACAGAAATTGGGATGAGCCACAGCAAATTGTACAAAACCATCAAAACCATTTCGGGGCAAAGTGCCAGTGCCTTTATCCGGTTTATCCGGTTGCGCAAGGCGGCCGAAATGTTCATCAACAGCAATTATAATATCAACCAAACTGCGTTTTATGTGGGCATAAAAGACATCAAATATTTCCGGGAGCAGTTTGCCAAAACCTTTGGCATGAAGCCATCGGAATACATTGAAAAATACCGAAAGACATTGGGCAAAAATTATCGCCTCAACGATAAGGTATCTGGCGACAGGCTTAAGGAATAAAGCCTGTTATGATGCGTAGAGAGAGGGGTAAATTGATGAATTTACCCCCTTTTTTTCCGAGTTGCCCCCCCGTGGGGCTACCACATCTCCAATATTTTTACCCTCATACAGCCGTAGTAAGCTGGTTGCTCATTGGCCATATGAAACACAAAGTGATGTGTTACCGGGTTGCAGTTTTTGCACCCGTAAAATATTCGTCAGTGGATGCAGCTACCTTTCGGTTTTACTTATAATGATGAAATTGATGCTGCGTCTTTTTTCTTACTACTGGGTTGTCATTGTGCGGTGTTTTTGCCGGCACAAAAACTATCGCCGGTGGTTTGCGGCATCACTACGGTGGGCGATGGTTGGGCTGGCAATTCTGTCAACACCGTCATCTTTCGCAAGCATGCACTTACTTCTGTTGCCGATACGCAATTCATTGCCTACTACAATCAGGCAGGAAACGTAGTGCTGGGCAAACGCCATGTTGCCGATACGGGTTGGCAAACAGTTGTCACAGCTTTTACAGGCAATATTCATGATGCCCATAACAGCATCAGCATTGTGGCCGATGCGGCGGGCTACCTGCACATGGCATGGGATCATCACGGGCATCCGTTGCATTATGCCAAAAGTGAGGCACCGGGTTCGCTCCGGTTGCATAGCATGGAAATGATAGGCACTCAGGAGCAAAAAGTAACCTACCCGGAATTTCATGCCTTGCCCAACGGGCAGCTCATTTTTTTGTACCGCGATGGCAGTTCGGGCAATGGCAATCTTGTCATCAACAGCTATAACCCCGCCACCGGGCGCTGGAAACGGATGCACAATAATTTGATTGATGGCGAAGGATTGCGCAATGCATACTGGCAGGCATGTGTAGACGCGAAAGGAAGATTGCATGTATCGTGGGTGTGGCGGGAGAGCCCCGATGTAGCCAGCAATCATGACATGTGCTATGCAGTATCGGCCGATGGCGGCGATACCTGGCAACAATCGAATGGTAAAAAATATGATTTGCCTATTACTGCTGCCTCTGCAGAAATAGCGTGGCGCATTCCGCAACGCAGCGAACTGATGAATCAAACGTCCATGGCGGCCAACGATAAAGGAGAACCTTTTATCATCAGCTATTGGCGAGGCGCTGGCAATGTGCCGCAATACCAGTTGTTGTACAGGCAAAAAGGTGAGTGGCAACACAGCGATTTGGGATTCAGGAAAATGAATTTTACACTCAGCGGAATGGGCACCAAGAGCATTCCTATATCGAGACCGCAATTGGTGATTGGGCAAAAAAGACGACACAGTACCGTGCACGTTGTTTTCAGAGATGCAGAACGAAACAGTGTTATCAGCATTGCGAGTGCTGCTGTAAAAAGCCGCAAGCCTTTGCAATGGCAGCTGGCAGATGTGTATGAACAATCCGTTGCTGCATGGGAGCCCAACTATGATGTGGCACAATGGACAAATAATAAGCAGCTGTATTTGTTTGTACAACAAGTGGTACAGGCCGATGCGGAAGGACTGATTAAAACAAAGCCAACACCGGTGCAGGTGTTGCAGGTAAAATGGTAGTGGTATGATAACGAGATGGACAAACACACAAGCCTACGTTGTAGCAACGATGATTGCAGTTGTGCTATCGATGGCCTGTGGACATACGCAAAAAGCAACGCAGACTGCTGCTGCGCAGCAACAAGTGTTGCAGCTCATTCATTTGGTCAACAATAACTGGCAGCAAACACATCAACCCACCGTGAATGCATTTTGGGACAATGCTGCATACCATACGGGCAATATGGAAGTGTATGCACTCACGAAGCACGAACCTTACCGGGAATATTCTACTCAATGGGCTACCCACAACCAGTGGAAAGGTGCCAAATCGGATGATATCAGCAAATGGAAATTGACCTACGGCGAAACAGATGAATATGTGTTGTTTGGCGATTGGCAAATCTGTTTTCAGACTTACATAGATCTGTATAAGTTACAACCCGACGAATCCAAAATAGCCCGTGCAAAGCAAGTGATGCAATACCAGATACAAACGCCGAGAAATGATTACTGGTGGTGGAGCGATGGCTTGTACATGGTAATGCCGGTGATGACGAAAATGTATAGCATCACGAAGGAGCCTTTGTATTTAGAAAAGCTCTACAGCTATTTGCAATTTGCCGACAGCATTATGTACGATGATTCAGAAGGCTTGTATTTCAGGGATGCGAGGTATGTTTATCCCAAACACAAAACAGCAAGTGGCGGAAAAGATTTTTGGTCGAGGGGTAATGGTTGGGTAGTAGCCGGGCTTGCCAAACTGTTGCAGGATTTGCCAGCACAGGATGCACACCGGTTGTTTTATGAAAACAAGTTGAAAAGCATGGCAGCTGCTTTAAAAAAATGTCAGCATGCCGATGGCTACTGGACCCGCAGTCTTACCGACGAAAAACAATCGCCCGGCTTTGAAACCAGTGGTACTGCATTTTTTACCTACGGCATTTTGTGGGGCATCAATCATGGTTTGCTAAGTAAGGTGGAGTATGGCCCCGTAGTGGAAAAAGCATGGCAGGCTTTAACGACAACGGCGGTACAACCCAATGGCACCATTGGTTATGTACAGCCCATTGGCGAAAGAGCAATTCCGGGACAAATCGTAGATAAAAATTCAACGGCCAACTTTGGTGTAGGTGCATGGCTGCTGGCTGCCTGCGAAATGTATCGCTATCTGGGTAAGAAATAATCAAAGAAGCACGTCGGGTTTTTCTTTCAACAACCTACAAACGCAAACAACATCTTACACACAACAAAACAGTAATAAAAGAAAGCAAACAAACAGCGAAAACAGAAGGAGCACAAGATGTTTAGCATTCACGAACATGCACATACAAGATTGAATTTACTTACCGGCGATTGGGTGTTGGTATCGCCACACCGTACCAAACGACCATGGCAGGGCAAAGTAGAAACACTGCCCGCCGACAATCGACCGGCGTACGATGCTACCTGCTACTTATGCCCCGGCAATAAACGGGCCGATGGTGCTACCAATCCTGACTATACCGATTCATTTGTGTTTGTCAATGATTTTTCGGCATTGCTGACCGATACGCCCGATGGAGATGTAAACATTAATGGATTGCTGCAGGCCAAAAGCGCCAAAGGCATTTGCAAAGTCATCAGCTTTTCGCCCGATCATAGCAAAACTTTGCCAACGCTGCCCGTAAGTACCATTGCCAAAGTGATTGATTTGTGGTGTGCTGAAATGACGAGCATTGCGCAGGACAAAGACATTCAGTACATCCAGATTTTTGAAAACAAGGGTGATATTATGGGCTGCTCCAACCCGCACCCACACGGACAAATTTGGGCACAAAACAGTGTGCCGCTTGAAGTAAGTAAAGAGACGAAGCAGCAGCAGCAATACTACGAACGTTACTGGCGCACCTTGCTCAGCGATTATGTAAACACCGAGCTACAACAGCAGGAGCGGATAGTGCTGGAGCATGAGCATTTTGTAGCATTGGTTCCCTTTTGGGCGGTATGGCCATTCGAAACGATGATTGTGCCCAAACGCCCCATGGCGCAAATCAATGAGATGACGCAAGATGAACGACTAGCATTTGCCATCATGCTCAAAGAACTCACTGCCAAGTATGATAATCTTTTTCATGTTTCCTTTCCTTATTCGGCCGGTATCCATCAGGCGCCGGTGAATAACGGGCAACATCCGGCGTGGCACTGGCACATGCATTTTTACCCGCCATTGCTTCGCTCTGCTACTGTGAAAAAATTTATGGTTGGCTACGAAATGCTGGCCAATCCACAACGGGATGTAACGCCAGAGTGGGCCGCAGAAAGATTGCGTAGCTTGCCGGTAAAGCATTATAAAGAAATGTAGTACCTGTAGGCCAAAAGCCTATAGTATAGGTAAGTAAAGAATGACTAGATCTTTTCATAAGCAAGTAATCGTACCGGCTGTGTCTACGGCTGGTGGTTTTTTTGTTTGTATGATGTATATCAAAGTTCCGGTGACGGAAAAATGGAAACTTGCCGCAAGGCAATCAAAATGAAACGTTGTATGAAAAAATGGTTTGTAATGTTGATGGGTTGTGCAAGCATGCTGCAGTTGGCTGCACAAAACATTTGGGAAAACCCCACAGTGTATGAGGAAAACAAAGAAAAGCCGCATACCAGTTTTATGCTGTATCAGCAGGCAGCAGATGTGAATGCAGATGATTTTGCAGCATCAGCCTGGCATCAATCACTCAATGGTACCTGGAAGTTTGTGTACGCTGCCAATGTAGAATCTTCGCTCAAAGATTTTTACAGCGATGCAGTAAACACGCAATCGTGGAAGAACATTCCAGTGCCTTCCAATTGGGAACTGCAAGGGTTTGGTACGCCTATTTATACCAACATTACGTATCCGTTTCCTAAAAATCCTCCGTATGTAGGCAAAGACAATCCGGTAGGTACCTACCGCAAAACATTTACCGTGCCCGATACCTGGAGCGATAAAGAAGTGATACTGCATTTTGGTTCCATATCGGGCTGTGCATTTGTGTATGTAAACGGACAAAAAGTAGGTATGTCGAAAGTGGCTAAAACAGCAGCTGAATTCAACATTACCAAACTGCTGCGCAAAGGGGAAAACCAATTGGCGGTGCAGGTATACCGCTGGCACGATGGCAGCTATCTGGAAGACCAGGACTTTTGGCGTTTGAGTGGTATTGAAAGAGATGTTTTTTTGATGGCCATGCCGAAGCAAACCATTTGGGATTATTTTTTGAAAGCAGATTTGGATGCACAATACAAAATCGGCAGGTTTTCGGCAACCGTTGATATCAGAGACTTTACAGAACGTACTCCTACGAAAGGAAGCATCGTAGTAAGTGTTGTTAGCAAGGCAGGTTTTGTAGCTTTTACGCAAACTCAAGCGTACACAACCAATGCTGCAGTTACATCAGTACAATTTAGCGGGGCTATTAAAAATGTAGCCAAGTGGACTGCAGAAACGCCGAATTTGTATCAGGTAATCATTGAGCAAAAAGACGCCAGTGGTGCAACGGTAGCGTATACGGGTAGCCGCATTGGTTTCCGGAAAGTGGAGATTAAAAATGCGCAACTAATGATAAATGGTGTGCCGCTAAATGTGCATGGTGTAAACCGCCACGAGCATGATGATGTGCTGGGTCACGTGCCTACCAAAGAGCTCATGCTGAAAGACATTCAACTCATGAAGTTGAACAACATCAACTCGGTTCGAACCTGTCATTATCCCAACGATCCGCTGTGGTACAAACTCTGCGATGAATATGGTTTGTATCTGGTAGATGAAGCCAATATTGAAAGCCACGGCATGGGTGCAGAAGGACAAAGCTGGTTTGATAAAGAACAACATGTAGCGTACCGTCCGGAGTGGGCTGCGGCACACCTCGACCGCCATCGTCGTATGGTAGAAAGAGATAAGAACCATGCTTCCGTTATTATCTGGAGCCTTGGCAATGAATGTGGTAACGGACCAGTTTTCTTTGATGCCTATAAGTGGATAAAAGAAAGAGACAACACAAGGCCTGTACAATTTGAACAATCAAAAGAAGCAGCCAATACTGATATTGTTTGCCCCATGTATCCTCGCATTGAGCACATGCGTCAGTATGCGAATGACAGCACAAAGACAAGACCGTATATCATGTGTGAATACTCTCATGCCATGGGTAACAGCAACGGCAACTTCAGAGAGTATTTCAATATTATTCGCAGCAGCAAGCACATGCAAGGTGGCTTTATTTGGGACTGGGTAGATCAGGGTTTTAAACAGCAAACGGCAGATGGCCGCACCTACTGGGGTTACGGAGGCGATTTGGGCAGCTACCTCTACCTCAACGATGAAAACTTTTGCAGCAATGGTTTGATTGCTGCCGACCGCACCCCTCACCCCGGCTTGTACGAAGTAAAAAATGTATACGCACCCATTCAGTTTACAGCTGTGGATGCCTCCAAAGGCATTATTGCGGTTGAAAACCTATTTGAATTTACAGCTTTAAACAATCATGCTTTTCAATGGGAAGTGCTGCGCAACGGTCTTTCTTATGCTAAAGGTTCGTTTACTGTTACGGCGGCGCCACACAGCAAGCAAACAGTGCAGGTGTCATTGCCCGCAACCGATGCTACCGCAGAATGGATGCTCAACGTATTTGCATTTACGACAACGGCCAATGCCACGGCCTTGGTGCCTGCCGGTCATGAAGTAGCCCGTGCACAGTTTGCCATTGCCGGTACGTATGCAGTTACGGCCAACAAGGGTGCCGGTTTGACGATAGAAAAAGATGCTAAGTTGCTCAAGTTTACTGCCGGTGATGTATCGGGAGAGTTTGACCTCAACCGTGGCCAGTTTAAAAAGTACAGCAAGAAAGATGCTTTGGAATTGACCCAATTGCCTACACCTTATTTCTGGCGGGCACCTACCGACAATGACTTTGGCAACAGCATGCCACAGCAGTTGGGTATTTGGCGTTCGGCACACCAGCAGGCACAGGTAAAAAAAGTAACCGTGGGCGAACAAACAGCTGCCGGATTGCCCATTGAAGTACAAATGGAACTGACCGGTATCAATGTGCCGTACAGCATTCAGTATGTCATCTTAAACAATGGTAGCATACAGGTAACCGCCAGCATGGATATGACCAACCGTTCATTGCCAGAAATGCCCCGTTACGGTATGCGTATGCAACTACCTCCGGCTTTCGATAGCCTGCGCTACTACGGCCGCGGTCCTTGGGAAAATTATACCGACCGCAATGAGTCGGCACTGCTGGGCGTATATGCCGACAAAGTGGCCAATCAGTTTACAGCCAATTACATTCGGCCACAAGAAAACGGTTACAAAACCGATGTGCGTTGGGTGCAACTGACCAATAGCAAAGGCCATGGCCTGCGGGTAGAAGGAGTACAACCAATTTGCTTTAGTGCGTTGCACCACAGTGCCGAAAGCATGGACCCCGGCATGACTAAAAAACAACAGCATCCGACCGACCTTCGTCCCGATAAAAATGTATACCTCCACATTGATTTGAAACAACGTGGGGTAGGTGGCGATGACAGCTGGGGTGCCTTGCCACATGCACAGTACAGGCTTACCCAAAAGCAATACAGCTACAGCTACATTTTGCAATTGCAATAGCATCGCTTACTTCAATTGATCAATACAAATACCCGTCGGGAAATGCGTATGGCACCGGCGGGTATTTTTTTATGCATTGCTGTGGCTGCCAACGTTGTTGCGGTACACAGAGCCGCTGCATTCGAAGGGGGGATTTAGCGAAAGCCTTGCCGGCATTGAATTTCAAGAAATGGGGGAGTGAATTTTACCCCCAAAGGCTGCCGTCAGAAAAAAGCTGCAAATACTGAAAATACCCCCCTTTTTTTACTATTCACCCCCCTAGGTAAGCGTATACAATTGCTCACTTTCAACCTATGAAAATGTGCAAGGCAGTATAACGAGCTGTTCTCCTCATTTTCTATTCATCAACTTCAATTGCTGTCCTATGACGAAAAAATCCCGATTGTTTGGGAGGATGAACGCTGCTGTCAGCTTCGCCTCCTACGGAAAAAGCGTAGCTGCTTTTCTCTTGTTTGTTTCGATGCTGTTGGCATCGCTGAGTTCGCAAGTATTTGCTCAATCAACCAAAGTAACCGGCACCATTAAGGATGCTGAAACGGGTGACCCCATTGTTTCGGCAACGGTGATGCTGAAATCAAAAAAAGCGGCCACTACTACAGATGCTTTAGGCCTGTTTAGTATTTCGGCTGTGGCCGGCGATGTGCTGGTCATTTCCAACGTGGGTTTTCAAACACTTGAAGTACCTGTAGATCTTACAGCACCCATGACCATTCAATTAAAAGCAACCAACCGCCAGTTGGGCGAAGTGGTAGTGGTAGGTTATGGTACCCGCAAACGTTCCGACATTACCGGTGCGGTAGCTTCAGTTCCTAAAACCCGTTTATCGCAGTTGCCGGTCACCAATGTGCTGCATGCCATTGAAGGTTCGGTAGCAGGGGTAAACATCACCCAAAACTCCAATGTGCCGGGTAGCTCAGCTTCGGTATTGGTGCGGGGGCAAAATACCATTACCGCCGGCACAGGTCCGTTTATTGTGGTAGATGGTGTGCCCTTCAGCAAAACCGGTAGTGTAACCAATGACATCAACCCCAACGATATTGCTTCCATCGAGATATTGAAAGACGCCAGTGCCACGGCTATATATGGTGTAAATGGTGCGAATGGTGTTATTCTCATTACTACCAAAAGAGGCACCACAGGCAAGCCGGTGATTAAATACAATGCCTACATGGGTTTGGACAACCTGGCACATATCCTCGATCCATCGAGCCCGGAAGCATACGTAAAAAAATATGCCGATTGGTGGAAACAGGTCAACCCGACTTCTACCCAAACCAATGTGCTGCCCACACAATTTGAAAGAGCCAACTATGCCGCCGGCAAAAAAGTAGACTGGCTGGATGAAGTGTTGCAGCAAGGCATTATGCAAGACCATAACCTGAGCATTTCTGGTGGGTCAAAAGATTTTCGCTACTACGTAAGCGGCGACTTTATGAAACAACAGGGCGCCGTAAAAGGGTATCAGTACAAACGGGCGAACCTGCGTGCTAATCTCGATGCTACCATCACTGATTATCTGACCATTGGTACCACCATTTCTTACACCAACAACAACTACGATGGTGGCCGTGCCAACTTCTACCTGGCTACTGCTATGAGTCCGTATGGCTCTTTGTACGATGCCAATGGCAACTATGCCATTTACCCCATGTACGAAGAATTGTTGTACAAAAATCCACTGAGTGGTTTGAACAACGACCGCACTGACCGCAGCAATAATTTGATTGGAAACGGATATGCCGAAATCAAATTTGGCGGTGCCTTGCAAGGGTTGAAATACCGCTTCAATGCGGGCTACACATTTGTAACCACAAGGTATGGCTACTATGAAGGCCGCAGTTTCGACAACCAATTGGGCACTGCCAATGTGAGCAGTTCTGAAACCAACAACTGGGTAGCAGAAAACATTCTCACCTATACAAAAGACTTCGGTATGCATCACCTCGATTTTACCGGATTGTATAGTGCTCAACAACGTAACTACTTTACCTACGGGGCAAACGCTACCGGCTTCATCAACGATGAACTTTCATACAACCGTTTGGAAGCAGGCGCCACACAAACATCGAGCTCTTACCGCGATAAGTACAGCCTCAACTCTATGATGGCAAGGGTAAACTATACCTATGATGGTCGCTATTTGCTCACCGCCACCATTCGTCGTGATGGCTCAAGTGTAATGGGCGGCAACACCAGCAAGTATGGCAATTTTCCATCGGTAGCTGTGGGCTGGAACATCACCCGCGAAAAATTCATGCAAAGCCAAAAGGTAGTAGACAACCTGAAACTGCGCAGCTCTTATGGTATGGCGGGCAATGAAGCCATTTCTGTATATGGCACCATTACCACTGCCGGTACTGTTCGTTTTCCATTTGGTGGCAACTCTACCATTGGTGTGTTGGCCAGCAATTTGGGTAATGGCAACCTGCATTGGGAAAGTGCAAAAACACTCAACGTTGGTCTCGACTTTGCTGTGTTGAAAAACAGAATCAATGGTACGTTGGATTACTACAGCACTCAAACTTCAGATTTGTTGCTGCGCAGAAACCTGCCCATTATTACTGGTTATGGCAGCATTCTCGACAACCTGGGTAAAACAGCCAACAGAGGTATTGAGCTGATGCTGAATGCTGATGTTATTTCGAAGAAAGATTTTAAATGGCAGGCCTCTGTAAACTTTGCAACCAACAAAAACAAGATTGTTGATTTGTATGGCGATGGTAAAGATGACATTGGCAACCGCTGGTTTATTGGTAAGCCCATCGGCATCATCTGGGATTACAAAATGGTGGGTGTATGGCAAGA
The Phnomibacter ginsenosidimutans genome window above contains:
- a CDS encoding hybrid sensor histidine kinase/response regulator transcription factor yields the protein MNARKKLLHYWHWLLVLVPLVSTANNFSPITRIGIEKGLSNNSVRCILQDRQGFIWIGTYDGLNRYDGSEFKVFRNRPDDSTSLPHNYIYSIHEDGRQQFWVGTGQGIAQLDRTTGIFSPVYYIQQPGRQRERLSINANFISSDSQGNVWFGTNGWGLMQKRSADKDPVQILCQTNTGWSNGYIAKAMAQVGQQLYVFVTDIGLCQYDAASKRLLLADASVANANSMVADAAGNIWVGSENGLHQYNTMLRKYTAHFTQASGVLPFDNVSSLFIANHELWIATEGGGIAIRNMQQGKVRYLTAGKGQHDLSSDAVYALATDNEGRMWIGTHKGGCNVISSSDGRFVTIANDPFNGNSLIGNFVYSFAESKTDEDIFIGTDGNGLSIWNRRSNRFTNYVHHAGDASSISHNSVTNIFTDYTGKIWMTTLGGGVNQFSKATGKFKHYKLLNTANGTENKNALSLYEDKDKTLWATTFGKMYRYNRADDRFDIFSQNINDIISITEDKQGQLWGGTTNQLVQIDRQDKQHHFYDIGGKPVRAILADANSNRLWLGTEGNGLLLFDISTGKVMERYTDANGLCNNAVHTIVKDGKGMLWLSTFNGLARFDPKRKSFSNFYQSDGLQSNQFNYRSAYKLRSGELMFGGIKGFNLFHPDSIVVRSFMPPLYITSIMINSKDVAVAGNDYISKRNAATIEELRIPYDEAILSIRFNALEYASPEKISYAYFLEGWDRGWTYAGNTRNINYNNLTEGSYVLHIKSTNAAGTWQEKESLLRIIVLPPWYRSWWAYSLYLLLAAGLGYVIYNYRIQQERLRYKIKLAQLQADQEQEVNERRQSFFTNIAHEFRTPLTLIINPLKDIVQKEDSSDSKEELGLVYRNARRLLSLVDQFLLFRKTDTDTGQLVEQVFHFDQLCQETYLYFVQQARSKQINYQLQVNAQPIVVKGDREKLDIILYNLMSNALKYTPEQGEVLVNVQADATQVTVEVCDSGPGIPPQVGNRLFEKYYQVKEPGHAGKPGFGIGLYLAKKLAEMHGGSIGFANRSQTGTCFTLSLPIVSSAAQVVENAPVAATTSTALLEEIAAGSEPLVAAKPAITNGLESIVSELRSMLIVDDNDQMRSYLRQVFSKNFTVYDAANGHKGLAIAHEVMPDIIISDVMMEDMTGIDFCKAIKETAALNHIPFILITGSISPELKMKGIEYGADDYISKPFEKDLLVARVQSLLRNQQNLQQYFYNEITHQKNYFSVSGEYKAFLEACIDIVERHLDDDEFNIQVLATEIGMSHSKLYKTIKTISGQSASAFIRFIRLRKAAEMFINSNYNINQTAFYVGIKDIKYFREQFAKTFGMKPSEYIEKYRKTLGKNYRLNDKVSGDRLKE
- a CDS encoding BNR repeat-containing protein — encoded protein: MQLPFGFTYNDEIDAASFFLLLGCHCAVFLPAQKLSPVVCGITTVGDGWAGNSVNTVIFRKHALTSVADTQFIAYYNQAGNVVLGKRHVADTGWQTVVTAFTGNIHDAHNSISIVADAAGYLHMAWDHHGHPLHYAKSEAPGSLRLHSMEMIGTQEQKVTYPEFHALPNGQLIFLYRDGSSGNGNLVINSYNPATGRWKRMHNNLIDGEGLRNAYWQACVDAKGRLHVSWVWRESPDVASNHDMCYAVSADGGDTWQQSNGKKYDLPITAASAEIAWRIPQRSELMNQTSMAANDKGEPFIISYWRGAGNVPQYQLLYRQKGEWQHSDLGFRKMNFTLSGMGTKSIPISRPQLVIGQKRRHSTVHVVFRDAERNSVISIASAAVKSRKPLQWQLADVYEQSVAAWEPNYDVAQWTNNKQLYLFVQQVVQADAEGLIKTKPTPVQVLQVKW
- a CDS encoding glycoside hydrolase family 88/105 protein — its product is MITRWTNTQAYVVATMIAVVLSMACGHTQKATQTAAAQQQVLQLIHLVNNNWQQTHQPTVNAFWDNAAYHTGNMEVYALTKHEPYREYSTQWATHNQWKGAKSDDISKWKLTYGETDEYVLFGDWQICFQTYIDLYKLQPDESKIARAKQVMQYQIQTPRNDYWWWSDGLYMVMPVMTKMYSITKEPLYLEKLYSYLQFADSIMYDDSEGLYFRDARYVYPKHKTASGGKDFWSRGNGWVVAGLAKLLQDLPAQDAHRLFYENKLKSMAAALKKCQHADGYWTRSLTDEKQSPGFETSGTAFFTYGILWGINHGLLSKVEYGPVVEKAWQALTTTAVQPNGTIGYVQPIGERAIPGQIVDKNSTANFGVGAWLLAACEMYRYLGKK
- a CDS encoding UDP-glucose--hexose-1-phosphate uridylyltransferase, producing the protein MFSIHEHAHTRLNLLTGDWVLVSPHRTKRPWQGKVETLPADNRPAYDATCYLCPGNKRADGATNPDYTDSFVFVNDFSALLTDTPDGDVNINGLLQAKSAKGICKVISFSPDHSKTLPTLPVSTIAKVIDLWCAEMTSIAQDKDIQYIQIFENKGDIMGCSNPHPHGQIWAQNSVPLEVSKETKQQQQYYERYWRTLLSDYVNTELQQQERIVLEHEHFVALVPFWAVWPFETMIVPKRPMAQINEMTQDERLAFAIMLKELTAKYDNLFHVSFPYSAGIHQAPVNNGQHPAWHWHMHFYPPLLRSATVKKFMVGYEMLANPQRDVTPEWAAERLRSLPVKHYKEM